The Abditibacteriota bacterium genome contains a region encoding:
- a CDS encoding helix-turn-helix domain-containing protein: MNYKHLTIEERCCIRKYLLEGLSLRKIALLIGRSASTV; this comes from the coding sequence ATGAACTATAAACATCTTACCATAGAAGAGAGGTGTTGTATACGGAAATATCTCTTAGAGGGGCTAAGTTTACGAAAAATTGCGCTATTAATTGGAAGAAGCGCTAGCACTGTT
- a CDS encoding GNAT family N-acetyltransferase has translation MNCVKIDPSYPLLREWLDLLGKCFDGVNPAWIYDFLRMEPFLLLALEDQGALAGTVCLKFSPGWAYMMFLAVEPRRRCGGLGRLLWQRALEEAGARGKKGLIWECLTEDCLPEGEARHLAVRRMGFYDRLGGRPLEGCRTRSLLPEAAVELRYQVMYYLLDPEACPREGAREIFGDELITQ, from the coding sequence ATGAACTGCGTGAAGATAGACCCCTCCTATCCCCTTCTGAGGGAATGGCTGGACCTGCTGGGGAAATGCTTTGACGGGGTGAACCCCGCCTGGATATACGACTTTCTCCGGATGGAGCCCTTTTTGCTGCTGGCTCTGGAGGACCAGGGCGCCCTGGCGGGCACCGTGTGTCTGAAGTTTTCCCCGGGCTGGGCCTACATGATGTTTTTGGCTGTGGAGCCCCGCCGCCGCTGCGGCGGTCTGGGCAGGCTGCTGTGGCAAAGGGCGCTGGAGGAAGCCGGGGCAAGAGGCAAAAAGGGCCTCATCTGGGAGTGTCTCACCGAGGACTGCCTGCCGGAGGGAGAGGCCCGGCATCTGGCCGTCAGGCGCATGGGCTTTTATGACAGGCTGGGAGGCAGACCCCTGGAGGGCTGCCGGACCCGGAGCCTGTTGCCGGAGGCGGCGGTGGAGCTGAGGTATCAGGTGATGTATTATCTGCTGGACCCGGAGGCCTGTCCCCGGGAGGGAGCCCGGGAGATCTTCGGAGACGAGCTCATCACACAGTAA
- a CDS encoding DUF167 domain-containing protein: MIIQVRLSPRGSKNMFQELKGEVFCIKLTAPPVEGAANQALVKFLSDRLEVNKSRIRLVSGHKSRDKKLEIDGLTFEEIKARLEAAK; this comes from the coding sequence ATGATAATACAAGTCCGTCTGAGCCCCAGGGGCTCCAAAAACATGTTTCAGGAACTGAAGGGAGAAGTGTTCTGCATCAAGCTGACCGCCCCTCCCGTGGAGGGCGCCGCCAATCAGGCCCTCGTCAAATTTCTCTCCGACAGGCTGGAGGTGAACAAGAGCCGCATCAGGCTGGTGTCCGGCCACAAGTCCAGAGACAAAAAGCTGGAGATAGACGGCCTGACCTTTGAGGAGATCAAGGCCCGGCTGGAGGCTGCCAAATGA